GAAATAGAAAGTCTAGTTTGTCTGCATCTGGCATGTGCGCCAAGTTCCACATAAGTGCAAGGTCCCATTCCGGAGCTCCGTATCCGAACCCACCCAAGTCAATCCAGAAAGTCCTCTTTCCGTCGGTGATGGCATTACCAATCTGCAAATCGCCATGGAGGCAAGTCTCAGTATCTGGAACTTTATCCAAAAATTTTAGGATGCGCTTTCTGTAGTCTTCCGGTACAAAAACCTTTTCGGAATAGAACTGCGTAATCATCTGCTTGTAAGACTTGAGCCGCGAAGTATCTGCTTTTGTCGCATGAAGCTCTCGTGCCATGCGTGCAAATTCCAAGGAAATCTCTTCTAGCCGTTCGGGCTCCTGCGAAATGATTCGCGAAAAAGAACGCTTGCCTTCAATGAGCTCGTATTCCCCGCCAAAACGCTTGCCGTCTGTAATCAAACGAAACGGTTCCGGTGTAGAAATGCCCAACTCGAAAGCCGTCCGCGATGCCCAAAATTCATTTTTTATTGTGTTTGCGTCAAAATCCGGATTGTACAACTTTGCAAGCGATTTGCCGTTCCTATGCGTATACGCGAGCGCAGTCCCGCCTTCGCCCGTCTGGATGTAATCATTCAGATCAATCTTCTGAAATTCGTTGTTCGCTCCCATAAAATTTCTCCATCTATTTATAAAGCTATACAATTTTTCGCATGATAGCGCGCGGGATGGAATTTTTTTGAAGGGGGAAGAATCCCCCTCGCTTCAGCCCCGACTTACAAGTGCAAAATGCGGCATGTCATGCCCGCCACCGAGCGGGCATCGCCTCTATCTGTCAAAAACACATCGTCGGGTCTTACGCTACCCCCACTGCGGGCTTCAGACGCCAGCCCGCAACGCCCGGCTTGTCCCGCCCACCCGCCCCTAGAAAAGAAACAACGCTGCTCCAATTGAGTCTGCGCCTTTTCGTAATGCAAGCCCTCTTGCGTGTAATGATAAATGGGGGTATATTTGTAGCGACAGGACTCCCCGCACCTCTCGTTGATGTGTCCCAGTGGGAGACGTTTTTATTTTAGGGATTTTCCCAAGTAGTTGTTGTATGAGTGATGCTGAAAATAATACAAGCGATGAACTGCGTTGCGATGCTCTATTAGAAACAGACGAAGAGTTCGAACGCAAAATGGAACGCGGTTATGCCGATGCTATAGAAGACCGTGGAAAACCGATGGAAGATGTTTTCTCCGATTTGTGAATTAAAGAAAAAACCTCGGTTTATCACCGAGGTTCTTTTGTAAAGGGAGATCCCCGCCTTCGCGGGGATGACATCTTGCGGGCTTAAGCCTGCTTGTAGCTTTCGAGCGATTCCACGCGGAGGCTCTTCACAAAGTTGTAGTGCTTTGCGACTTCGGCTTCGGCGAGGTTCAGGTACACCTTCATGCTCTTGTCGAACAGTTCCGGTGCCTTGGTGGCGTCGCGGAGGAGCAACTGGGTCATCACGCAGTTGGCGGCGAGTTCGTACAAGTGACGGCTGCAGAGGTCGGTGAATTCGTTGTTTTCAACGGACTTCACGTATTCAATAGCTTCGTTGTACTTTTCGTCCATAGCCTTGGCGCGAGCCTTGAGGCTTTCGTATTCCGGGCGAACGTCCATAGCTTCGAGTTCTTCGAGCATGAGGCCGTAGCTGCCGGTGGTGATGTGCGGGAGTGCTGCAACCGTCTGGAGCTGCGTCGTACCTTCGTAAATGGAGGTGATACGAGCGTCGCGGTAGAGGCGCTGGCAAGCGTATTCAAGCATGTAGCCCGAACCGCCGTGAACCTGGATACAGTCGTAGCTGTTCTGGTTTGCGTATTCGGAGTTCATGCCCTTCGCAAGCGGCGTGCAAGCGGAAGCGAGCTTCTGGTAAAGCTTGAGTTCCTTCTTTTCGTCGTCGGTGAGCTTGCGCGTGCGTTCGATGTCTTCGAGGCACTTGTAGATATCGACGTAACGAGCTGTCTGGTACAAGAGGGCGCGACCTGCATCGAGGCGAGCCTTGATGTTCGAGATCATTTCGTAGACGGCGGGGAAGTTCACGATAGCCTGGCCGAACTGCTTACGGTCCTTGGCGTAGGCGAGAGCTTCGTTGTAAGCCATCTGGCTGATACCCACAGACTGAGCGGCAATGCCGAGGCGGGCGCCGTTCATGAGGGCCATCACGTACTTGATGAGACCGAACTTGCGGCGGCCGCAGAGTTCAGCCTTGGCGTTCTTGTAGACAAGTTCGCAAGTCGGGCTTCCGTGAATACCGAGCTTGTTTTCGATGCGGCGAACGTCAACGCCACCGTCACGCTTGTCATAAATGAACATGGAAAGACCACGACCATCGTGCGTGCCTTCTTCGGAGCGGGCGAGCACCAGGTGAATGTCGGAGTCGCCGTTCGTGATGAAGCGCTTCACGCCGTTCAAGTACCAGCACTTGTCAGCTTCGCTGTAGGTGGCCTTGAGCATCACGCGCTGCAAGTCAGAACCTGCATCCGGTTCGGTCAAGTCCATGGACATCGTTTCGCCGGCGCAGATGCGCGGGATGAAACGGGAACGCTGGTCTTCGTCGCCGAATTCATAGAGCGTTTCAATGCAGTCCTGGAGGGACCAGATGTTCTCGAAACCGGCGTCTGCAGAGGCAATCATTTCGTTGATGGCCGTGTAGGCGGTAATCGGGAAGTTGAGACCGCCAAAGCGGCGCGGCATCGTGACACCGTTGAGGCCTGCCTTGCGGGTGGCTTCGAGGTTTTCGTAGGTCTTGGATGCGTAGCGGACGCGGCCGTTTTCGCAGTGCGGGCCTTCGGCATCCACGTCTTCGGAGTTCGGGAAGACCGTGTTTGCGGTGATGTCGCCAGCGACTTCGAGCACGCGGTTGTAGTTGTCCATAGCGTCGGCAAAATCTTCCGGCGCATAGTCGAAATTGTCCTTGTCAGCAAAGCCGTTTTCCTTGAGCTCGACAATGCGCTGCATCAAGGGGCTGCTTTCGAGGTTGAATTTAATCTCGGGGTGATCTGTGTAGAAATTTGCCATAGCGCTTACTTGTTGTTTGCCTTGTAATACTTGATCATCTTCGGGAGAACTTCTTCGACGGTGCCGTTGATCACGTAATCAGCGATAGCGTTGATCGGAGCTTCGGGGTCGGAGTTCACGGAGATGATGATACCTGAATCCTGCATGCCAGCGAGGTGCTGGATCTGGCCGGAAATACCGAAAGCGATATAGACCTTCGGGCGGACCGTTACGCCAGTCTGACCGATCTGACGGTCATGATCGACGAAACCTGCGTCCACAGCGGCGCGGCTAGCACCGACTTCAGCGTGGAGTTCCTTGGCAAGTTCGAACAGCATGTCGAAGTTTTCCTTGGAGCCCATGCCGTAACCACCGGCGACCACGATCGGAGCGCCCTTGAGGTTGTGCTTGGCCTTTTCCACATGGCGTTCGAGCACCTTGACCACGTATTCCGTTTCCGGAACATACTTGGCCACGTCGTGCTTGATGACTTCGCCCTTGTAGTTCGGGTCCACGATTTCCTTCTTCATCACGCCTTCGCGGACGGTTGCCATCTGCGGGCGGTGTTCCGGGTTCACAATCGTTGCGACAATGTTACCGCCGAATGCCGGACGGATCTGGCAGAGCTGGTTTTCGTAGAACTTCTTCACGCCACCGATGCTCATTTCGAAGCTATCGATTTCGAGTTCGGTACAGTCAGCGGTAAGGCCGCTGTGCATGGCGCTGGAGATGCGCGGGCCGAGGTCACGGCCGATAACCGTTGCACCGAGCAAGCAAATCTGCGGCTGTTCTTCCTTGAAGAGGTTCACCACGAGAGATGCGTGCGGGTTGGTGGTGTAGGGGAACAGGCCTTCGGCGTCGAACACATGAACCTTGTCCACACCGTAAGGGAAAACCTGTTTTTCAATGCCATCAAGGCCCTTGCCGGCGCAAATGCACTCGAGCTGAACGCCGAGAGTGTTGGCCAACTTGCGACCCTTAGAAAGCAGTTCAAGGGAAACGTCAACGACGGTGGTTCCCTCAATTTCGCAATATACAAATACGTTATTCATAGGTTAGCCAATAATCTTCCCGTCTAAAAGTTCCTTGATAAGTCCTTCAATGTCGGCGTCGCTTGCGGAGAGCGTGCGGCTTTCCTTGGCCTTGAACACGATGTTCTTGACGGCCTTCACGTTCGTCGGCGAGCCTGCCTTACCGATCTGAGCCGGGTCGGCATCGATATCGGCTGCACCCCACTGCGGGATGTCGAGGTAGGGCTTCTTAGCGATGAGAGCTGCGTACTTGTCAGCATCTTCCGGCTTGCGTTCGGCAACTGCAGTAGCGTTCTTGAACTTCATGATGCGCTTTGCATTGCGCGGACGGCACGGAGCTGCACTGCCGTTCACGGTCACGACCAGCGGGAGCGGTGCTTCCACAGTTTCGACACCACCGTCGATGTGGCGGCGGATCACGACCTTGCGTGCCTGTTCGTCGAGCTTCAGGATTTCTTCGGCGTAAGTGACCTGAGTAAGTCCGAGCTTTTCTGCAATCTGCGGACCGACCTGTGCGGTATCGCCGTCGATAGCCTGGCGGCCACCGAGGATGATGTCGTAGTCACCGATCTTCTTCACTGCCTGGGCGAGCGTGTAGCTCGTAGCGAGCGTGTCAGCACCACCGAGCGGGCGGTCCGTCACGACGTAACCGCAGTCTGCACCGCGGTACAAAGCTTCGCGGACGACTTCGGCAGACTTCGGGAGACCCATGGTCAACACGGAGATGGTGGAACCAGGGAACTGGTCCTTCAAACGAAGGGCTTGCTCCAGGGCGTTCAGGTCTTCGGGGTTGAAGACCGCGGGCAATGCGGCACGATTGATAGTACCCTGCGGCGTCATGGCGTCCGGGCCTACGTTTCGTGTATCAGGTACTTGCTTTGCAAGCACAACGATTTTAAGACTCATATTACTATAGTGTTTTAATTTAACGGTTAATTGAAAATCCTGCTACTCTGCAAAATTTTACAAGCTACAAGATAGATTTATTAAGCCCGACGGATTTTTGAATATGCTCCGAACGGGCCGAAAATAACTCCATTTTAAGAATTGTGTAATGATTTTGTAATGTTTAGGGGCGGGCGTTAATCCGCTTTCAAAGCGAGATTCATCAAAGTTGCGAAATTCAGCTTTTTGTTTCTCGCGATGGTCAAAAATTCCTTTTCTTCTTTCGTTACGCGAATCTGAAATTTCAGCGGAGAGGCAAACTTAGTTTTTCTTCCTGCATTTTCGCGAGCGCCCCCATGTCCGAATTTCTTCTCGTATAAAGCGAGTCCAGATTTTTTCAAGTATTCTTTTTCGGAGATGATCTTTTCTCCGGCAACAACTTCGGATTCTTTCTTCTTGAAAACGAAACCTTCTGAATCTTTAACATATACATATGGCATATTAAACCTCATTTAATCTTTTGATGGCTAGCTTAATTTTGTCTTTAGGGTCTTTTGAGTCTTTTTAACAAAAACAACTCCTATTACAATAATGGCTCCGGCTTTATATTTGAACAAAGAACGTAGTTCATTCGATTTGATTTCGAAAATTTCTTTTTGAAGATGTTTTACTCGGACGAATTCGATTCCCTGTTTTTCTATGGTTTCGTACTCCTTGTTGAGAAGGTCTTTTTGAAATTGTTCAAGGGCGTTGATTTCTGTTTCTGCCGCTAGCGTTTTTTCTACGGTGAATTTCATATTAGAATATAAGTAAAGAGTTTGATTTTGTCAACATATTCAAAAAATGTGCGGAATTAAGGTGTTTTTTGCGTGTATTCATTGTATCCTTTAAAATTTTTTATAGAACCTCCGATTACTTATACACACTTTTTTCAGGTGATTGATTCACCCTTTTTATGTAAAATTTTTATCATTATGATTGTCTTCAAAAATTTCTGAATAAGGGGAGCAAAGTATGATTGCAAAAATTTTTGCGGTTGGTTCTGTGGCGGCGATGTTCTTGGTGGGCTGTTGCGATAAGCGGGCATCTTGTGAAGACTGTTCGAAATATGAAGATAAGTCCGCGGCGGTTCAAAAGTCCGCGGTAGTCTCGACTGCGGCTGTGGCGGATTCTCGCGATGGCGCGACTCTCGCCGAGCAATCCAAGCAAGCCGTACTTCCCGAGAGACCTCAAGAATCTCTTTCGCTTTGGAATGATCATGCTCCCGCGAAAGATTCTCTTGAAGCGTTTGTGCGTGCAACGACGGATTCGACTTCTCCAGATTTTATTCCGGCGGAACGCCGCATTGCTGTTTTCGATTGGGATGGCACGCTGTTCCTCGAAACAGCTCCGACGTATTTTGACTGGATGCTTTTTGAACACCGCGTTCTTGACGATTCCACTTACAAGCCTTCGAAAAAGCAGTTAAAGGCGGCTCGCGAGGGCCGCGAAAAGAAGATTTTCCCGGGGCTGAGCGCAGAGCGCGAACGCATGGTGGCCGAGGCTTACAAGGGTATGACGCTTCCGGAATTCGAAGCGTATGTCCGTGCGTTTATGCAAGAACCACAGCCGGGCTTTACGGGACTCAAACGCGGCGATGCCTATTACAAGCCTATGGTCGAAGTGGTGAAATTCTTGACGGCGAACGGCTTCACGGTTTATGTGAGCAGTGGCACGGAACGCTATACGATGCGTCCGGTCGTTGTTGACGGTCTCGGTCTTCCGCCCAAACAAATTATCGGTTCCGATGTGGTCGTAGTGTCGAGCAACCAAAAAGGTGCGGACGGTCTTGCATACACATTCCAGAATGGCGACAATCTCGTGCTTGCGGGGCAGAGCATTATTAAGAATTTGCAGACGAACAAGGTGACGACTCTCGCGAGTGAAATCGGTTACCAGCCGGTACTTGCCTTTGGCAACAGCGGCACGGATGCAAGCCTCTTGAATTATGCAATTTCTAACAACAAGTACAGATCAATGGGCTTCATGTTGCTTTGCGATGACCTGGAACGCGAATATGGCAATGAGGCGAAAGCCGAAAAAATGCGCACTGCAAGCGAAAAGTACGGATGGATTCCCGTGTCCATGAAAAACGACTGGAAGACTATTTACGGGGATGGTGTCCAGAAGGCAAAATAAAATGCGCAGCGGTCGCCGCGCATTTCGCTTGTCGTGCCGAAATTTGCACGTGCATTGTTACTTCGCAATTTCCACGTACGCGCCTTTAGGCAGGTCGGGCATTTCGCCCGATTCTGTTCTTTGACCGACGGGCTTTCCGAGCGCATTGAAAATCATGTTTCCGGGCTTGCCGCGTTTTGAACTGCGAATGTTTGAAATCCTCGTCGTCTTTTGCGGTATCGTGACCGTGATTTCAAAAGTGACTTGCTTGCTTTCGTAAACGACCGCTTGTCGCACAACAAAAGAATCTCCGGCTTTGACCTTATTCGGCATGTGGCCGATTTTTGTGGTCATTGTCGAAAGGTCTACGTTAGAATAAACGATGCTTGAACCGTTCGGATCCCAGGCAACGATTTTGCCGTCCTTGTCAAACCAATGTCCGGTCCCTTCGCCGGTGGTGCGGCTGTTGAGTGTTCCGTCGGGATCTATGCCGTAGAATTTGACTTTATCTGCGATTTCGCTTTTCTTGATGCCCAATATTTTTGCAACTTCATCGCCCTTCAAGTCTAACGTCACGTAAGCGTAATTGTCGCTAATGGGGAGTGTCGTTTCCAGTGCGATTTTCTGGACCGTGATTTCGACAGAGCTGCTGGAACTTTTCGGTGGCGTCACGCTGGATGAACTGGACGAACTTGAAACAACTGGTGCACTTGATGAACTCGACGCAATCCCTGTTGAACTTGACGATTCTTGTGCTGGGCAGTTTCCGCCGATGCAGAACGTTAGCGTTTCTCCGGGCGTTCCAATGTCCGTAATCTTGAGTCCTGTTTTGGCTCCGCTATACCAGCGGATGGCGGGATACTTCTCGTCCGAAAATTCGGGATAGGCGTTGTATTTGAAGAACGTATTGGCTGTACTGCCAGGGCTTGGCCATTGGTCAGAAACGTTATCCGTAGATTTTCCCGCGGCGCTTGCATGTACGATCCTCAACCCGAGTTTATCCGAAGCGGAGTTGCCTTCGATTGAAAAATCGTAATGTTGCATCAAGAGACCGCTGCCTTTTAGCACTTGGTTGCGGCCCGTGTTCCGTACGTAAGACCATACCAAGCCTTCCTGGTTTGGCCTTGCGGGGTTCTTATAACGGTAGCAGACTTCGCCGGGCTTTGTGGTTTCGAGGCTCACGTCGTTGCTGGTTACGTCCACAAAGGGAATCCAGCCTTGGTCCGCGCGGTAAAAGTCGTTGATGGCGACTGGGTTCAAATCATGCGCACGGTTGCCCATGGTGCAGTAATCGCCGTACCAATAAAGGTCCGGCCAGCCAAAAATCATGTGTCCCGATTCATGCACAAAGACGTAAATGGAAAACTTGCCGGGCATGTCCGTCATTTGATGATGCGTGAGCCGGACTCCGTCGCGTCTTTCGTTGGACCATCCGGAATGCGGCCAAAGGCCTTGTCCCCATGTTTGTCCGGGGCCTGCGTAGACGATGTTGATGGCTTCGGTGGTGCCGTCCTTGTCATTGTCGTAGCGCGAATAATCCACCTGCGAATCGAAATACGCGAATACTTCTTTCATGAGCGAATCCGATCCCGTGTATCCTTGCAGGCTTTCGTACCAGGACTTTGGATGCTTTGCGCGATACCAGCCGAAAACTTCGTTGGTGAGGTCGAGCTGCCCGTTTGAAACATCTAGATAGTAGTCGCGCACGGATCCGTTACAGCCGTCCCTGTTGAACCCTTCCTTGTTCAGCCATTCTTCAACATCGGCTACTGAGACGGGCGCCTTCTGGTCTGAAAAATCGACGAGGAGCGTGAGACTGTAAATTTTGCCCTTTGGGGCTGCATAATGGCTCTTGTTTTGTGTGACAGGCGTTCGTGCCAAGAGAAAACTTGGCTTGCCTGCGCTTTGGTTGTTGAATGTCGGCCGAGCCTCTTCGGGCCACTCCTGGACTCTTTTCCCTTGATAAACGATGTCGGCAAAAAGCATCGTCGGGAGCAATAATATGCTCGATAATAGGCCAAATATAATTTTGGTTTTCATAAAAACATCCCTTTCCCTTTAATCCATTTTTAGAAATACATTAATTTGCGGCAAGAAGGCGTTTCGTATGAAAAAAAGCAGAGGAAAACGAGTAAGGCATCGTGTATTACGACCGAAATATTTTAGAAATGAATTTTTTTTTAAATTTTTTTGAAAGGAGTGTTGATATGAAATTTTTGCTGCATTTCGCTGCTTGTGCCTTGACGATTTTCCTTGTTTCGTGCAGTGATGGAGGAAATACCACTGTATATGTAGAATCTCCGGGGTTTGCCGATATTCCGAAAGGGGGATCGTTGCCTAGATGCTCTTTAGAGAATGTCGGTGAATTGTATTTTGTTGCGGATTCCAATGCGTTGTTCTGCTGTGCCAATGAAAAATGGAACAAGGTTGTTCAGAATCATAGATCCACAGATACGGTTTATCATGATCTCGAAACTAGGATTTATACGCTGGTCGAGAGCGATACGGTCTATTTGGGATCGAAAGATACGCTGGATGTTGGCTGCACGATGAAAGCGGACACTACGGATTATCATCTGATTACGGTGATGTGCGGTACGGATACTTTTTCTGTATGGGACCACGGTGCTGGTGCGCGGTTGGCAAAATGGGGGGAGCCGCTGGTGGATTCCCGAGATGGAAATTCGTACAAAACCGTTGTCATTGGCACCCAAACTTGGATGGCGGAAAACTTGAAATTCAAAGCGGATTCTGTTTGGCTGGAATACAGCTGGCTTACGGCTATGAATTTCCCGGAAGGTTGCGATGGAACCTCTTATTGCGAACTGGGGGAAAAGCCGCAGGGAGTTTGTCCGGATGGCTGGCATATCCCGAGTGCTGACGAGTGGAATATTTTGGCGGATTACGTGGATGCTCGTAATGGCGATGAATCTGTTCCAAGGGACTTGGCTGCAACTAGCGTAAATAAAAAATTTCCTGGAAATGATTTATTTGGTTTTGGCATGGATAATGTGACGATGACATCGACGCAGACGGAAGATAGCTTGTTCTATGTGGCCGTGTTGTGGGGGACAGAAAATACCCCTGGCTATAAACTGGATATATCGTTGCGGTATGGTAAATCGAATGCAAAAAGCCTTTATTATGCTGTACGTTGCTTAAAGAATGATTGATGGGTGGACTTTGTTATGAAAAAGAATTATTTATTTGTACTTTCTTTGCTGTGGGTTGTAGGCTGTGGAGATGATCCCTCGACGGAATATATTCCTGTTCATGCAACAGCGATGGTCGGCGAGACGCAGAAGAACCTTCCGAAATGCGATGCTCAGAATGAGGGCAAGGTGGCTTATGTCATGGATTCGGGAGAACTGTTCTACTGCTTGGATGGTGCGTGGAAATCTTCTATTCAAGGTGCTGAAACGAGGGATTCCTTTTTTGTTTTCGAATCGACCTATATTGCAAAGACAGTGAAGGATTCCGTCTATATTGGGAATGCTGGATCCATAGGAAATTTATGCACTGCAGAACCGGATACGACGAATTACCATGTCACAAAAGTTACATGCGGAAAGTCGGAGTTCTATGTGGAAAATCGTCTAGCTCATACGATTTCAACTCAGTACGGGGCGGATTTGGTAGATCCCCGCGATAAGAAAAAGTACAAGACCGTTATTATTGGCTCGCAGACGTGGATGGCAGAAAACCTCCAGTATGAGGTGGAAGGGAGTACTTGCCTTTCGGACTCTGTAGGCTATTGCGAAAAATACGGTCGCGTCTATAATTTAAATGCGGCGCTGGTGGCTTGCCCGGACGGATGGCGTTTGCCGAATCGCAGTGATATTGATACTCTCGTTAAATTTGTGGATGCCCATAATGGTGGCTATTCGGCGACTCAGGACCTAGTGGCTAGGGATGTTTGGAAATCTGGGGAGAAGGCTTATGACGTCTTTAGCTTTTCGATTTTACCTGCTGGATACAGGACGGAGCTTGGATCGGCTTATACGGGACAGTTTGCCGGATTTTGGCTTACTCCAGACATGGATCCGAGGGCTAATATGTGCTGGCTTAAAGAACACGCTGGAATTTATTCGGGCAATGACAACAATACGCTTCTTGAAAAATACACCGTTTGCGATGTAAGAACGCAATTATCGGTCCGTTGTCTTAAAAATAAAAATTAGGAAATTTATATGAAATATTTATATGTGTTGACTTTTTGTTTTGCCTTGCTTTTGGTATCCTGTTCTGAAGAAAATATCACAAGAACGGAATCTGAGGGCATGGCCTCGTTTTCTTCGAAAAGCCTTCCCGAATGCGCTTCAGGTTATGCTGGGAAGATTGTCCTCACGACCGATACGAAGGAACTTCTCCTTTGCACGGAGGAAGGATGGAAACCGCTTGCGGTCAGGGAAATTTCGCGGAAGGATTCTTTAGTCACTCAGAAGGATTCTAGTTTTGAGGAAAAGGGGACCGTGAAGCACGTGTCTGCGGACGATATTGAGTCGTGTGCTGTGTCGCATGATTCGCAGGATGTTCATATCGTGACTCTTGATTGCGGCTCGTTTAAGGTTATTGCCGATGATGCGGAATCTCGCGAGAAGATGATTGTTCCGGGCAAGGACATCTTGGATGTGCGTGATTCCCAGACTTACAGGACTATCGTCATGGGAACCCAGACATGGATGCGTGATGACATGAACTATGAGGTTGAAGAGAGTTCCTGCGACTGGGATTCTTGTGGTGCTTTCCCAAGGGATTATTCATGGGCTGCTGCCAT
This genomic stretch from Fibrobacter sp. UWB16 harbors:
- a CDS encoding electron transfer flavoprotein subunit alpha/FixB family protein is translated as MNNVFVYCEIEGTTVVDVSLELLSKGRKLANTLGVQLECICAGKGLDGIEKQVFPYGVDKVHVFDAEGLFPYTTNPHASLVVNLFKEEQPQICLLGATVIGRDLGPRISSAMHSGLTADCTELEIDSFEMSIGGVKKFYENQLCQIRPAFGGNIVATIVNPEHRPQMATVREGVMKKEIVDPNYKGEVIKHDVAKYVPETEYVVKVLERHVEKAKHNLKGAPIVVAGGYGMGSKENFDMLFELAKELHAEVGASRAAVDAGFVDHDRQIGQTGVTVRPKVYIAFGISGQIQHLAGMQDSGIIISVNSDPEAPINAIADYVINGTVEEVLPKMIKYYKANNK
- a CDS encoding TIGR02172 family protein, with translation MGANNEFQKIDLNDYIQTGEGGTALAYTHRNGKSLAKLYNPDFDANTIKNEFWASRTAFELGISTPEPFRLITDGKRFGGEYELIEGKRSFSRIISQEPERLEEISLEFARMARELHATKADTSRLKSYKQMITQFYSEKVFVPEDYRKRILKFLDKVPDTETCLHGDLQIGNAITDGKRTFWIDLGGFGYGAPEWDLALMWNLAHMPDADKLDFLFHLPSETMKAHWNIFFSAYLGTNDKQQIEEATRRLPLFAAAKIPYMFGIAFHKNVPEEFFALLTQMLDQSDTGKE
- a CDS encoding HAD family phosphatase; its protein translation is MIAKIFAVGSVAAMFLVGCCDKRASCEDCSKYEDKSAAVQKSAVVSTAAVADSRDGATLAEQSKQAVLPERPQESLSLWNDHAPAKDSLEAFVRATTDSTSPDFIPAERRIAVFDWDGTLFLETAPTYFDWMLFEHRVLDDSTYKPSKKQLKAAREGREKKIFPGLSAERERMVAEAYKGMTLPEFEAYVRAFMQEPQPGFTGLKRGDAYYKPMVEVVKFLTANGFTVYVSSGTERYTMRPVVVDGLGLPPKQIIGSDVVVVSSNQKGADGLAYTFQNGDNLVLAGQSIIKNLQTNKVTTLASEIGYQPVLAFGNSGTDASLLNYAISNNKYRSMGFMLLCDDLEREYGNEAKAEKMRTASEKYGWIPVSMKNDWKTIYGDGVQKAK
- a CDS encoding electron transfer flavoprotein subunit beta/FixA family protein; this encodes MSLKIVVLAKQVPDTRNVGPDAMTPQGTINRAALPAVFNPEDLNALEQALRLKDQFPGSTISVLTMGLPKSAEVVREALYRGADCGYVVTDRPLGGADTLATSYTLAQAVKKIGDYDIILGGRQAIDGDTAQVGPQIAEKLGLTQVTYAEEILKLDEQARKVVIRRHIDGGVETVEAPLPLVVTVNGSAAPCRPRNAKRIMKFKNATAVAERKPEDADKYAALIAKKPYLDIPQWGAADIDADPAQIGKAGSPTNVKAVKNIVFKAKESRTLSASDADIEGLIKELLDGKIIG
- a CDS encoding type II toxin-antitoxin system RelE/ParE family toxin, which encodes MKFTVEKTLAAETEINALEQFQKDLLNKEYETIEKQGIEFVRVKHLQKEIFEIKSNELRSLFKYKAGAIIVIGVVFVKKTQKTLKTKLS
- a CDS encoding FISUMP domain-containing protein — its product is MKFLLHFAACALTIFLVSCSDGGNTTVYVESPGFADIPKGGSLPRCSLENVGELYFVADSNALFCCANEKWNKVVQNHRSTDTVYHDLETRIYTLVESDTVYLGSKDTLDVGCTMKADTTDYHLITVMCGTDTFSVWDHGAGARLAKWGEPLVDSRDGNSYKTVVIGTQTWMAENLKFKADSVWLEYSWLTAMNFPEGCDGTSYCELGEKPQGVCPDGWHIPSADEWNILADYVDARNGDESVPRDLAATSVNKKFPGNDLFGFGMDNVTMTSTQTEDSLFYVAVLWGTENTPGYKLDISLRYGKSNAKSLYYAVRCLKND
- a CDS encoding M6 family metalloprotease domain-containing protein → MKTKIIFGLLSSILLLPTMLFADIVYQGKRVQEWPEEARPTFNNQSAGKPSFLLARTPVTQNKSHYAAPKGKIYSLTLLVDFSDQKAPVSVADVEEWLNKEGFNRDGCNGSVRDYYLDVSNGQLDLTNEVFGWYRAKHPKSWYESLQGYTGSDSLMKEVFAYFDSQVDYSRYDNDKDGTTEAINIVYAGPGQTWGQGLWPHSGWSNERRDGVRLTHHQMTDMPGKFSIYVFVHESGHMIFGWPDLYWYGDYCTMGNRAHDLNPVAINDFYRADQGWIPFVDVTSNDVSLETTKPGEVCYRYKNPARPNQEGLVWSYVRNTGRNQVLKGSGLLMQHYDFSIEGNSASDKLGLRIVHASAAGKSTDNVSDQWPSPGSTANTFFKYNAYPEFSDEKYPAIRWYSGAKTGLKITDIGTPGETLTFCIGGNCPAQESSSSTGIASSSSSAPVVSSSSSSSSVTPPKSSSSSVEITVQKIALETTLPISDNYAYVTLDLKGDEVAKILGIKKSEIADKVKFYGIDPDGTLNSRTTGEGTGHWFDKDGKIVAWDPNGSSIVYSNVDLSTMTTKIGHMPNKVKAGDSFVVRQAVVYESKQVTFEITVTIPQKTTRISNIRSSKRGKPGNMIFNALGKPVGQRTESGEMPDLPKGAYVEIAK
- a CDS encoding acyl-CoA dehydrogenase family protein, yielding MANFYTDHPEIKFNLESSPLMQRIVELKENGFADKDNFDYAPEDFADAMDNYNRVLEVAGDITANTVFPNSEDVDAEGPHCENGRVRYASKTYENLEATRKAGLNGVTMPRRFGGLNFPITAYTAINEMIASADAGFENIWSLQDCIETLYEFGDEDQRSRFIPRICAGETMSMDLTEPDAGSDLQRVMLKATYSEADKCWYLNGVKRFITNGDSDIHLVLARSEEGTHDGRGLSMFIYDKRDGGVDVRRIENKLGIHGSPTCELVYKNAKAELCGRRKFGLIKYVMALMNGARLGIAAQSVGISQMAYNEALAYAKDRKQFGQAIVNFPAVYEMISNIKARLDAGRALLYQTARYVDIYKCLEDIERTRKLTDDEKKELKLYQKLASACTPLAKGMNSEYANQNSYDCIQVHGGSGYMLEYACQRLYRDARITSIYEGTTQLQTVAALPHITTGSYGLMLEELEAMDVRPEYESLKARAKAMDEKYNEAIEYVKSVENNEFTDLCSRHLYELAANCVMTQLLLRDATKAPELFDKSMKVYLNLAEAEVAKHYNFVKSLRVESLESYKQA
- a CDS encoding FISUMP domain-containing protein — translated: MKKNYLFVLSLLWVVGCGDDPSTEYIPVHATAMVGETQKNLPKCDAQNEGKVAYVMDSGELFYCLDGAWKSSIQGAETRDSFFVFESTYIAKTVKDSVYIGNAGSIGNLCTAEPDTTNYHVTKVTCGKSEFYVENRLAHTISTQYGADLVDPRDKKKYKTVIIGSQTWMAENLQYEVEGSTCLSDSVGYCEKYGRVYNLNAALVACPDGWRLPNRSDIDTLVKFVDAHNGGYSATQDLVARDVWKSGEKAYDVFSFSILPAGYRTELGSAYTGQFAGFWLTPDMDPRANMCWLKEHAGIYSGNDNNTLLEKYTVCDVRTQLSVRCLKNKN